In Drosophila bipectinata strain 14024-0381.07 chromosome 2R, DbipHiC1v2, whole genome shotgun sequence, one genomic interval encodes:
- the Mtap gene encoding S-methyl-5'-thioadenosine phosphorylase: MITIKCKDTNLDPLPVKIGIIGGSGLDDPDILEQRTERPVETPYGDPSDALIEGEINGVQCVLLARHGRKHDIMPSNVNYRANIWALREVGCTHLIVSTACGSLREEIQPGNLVVPHDFIDRTTKRLQTFYDGSSDSPRGVCHLPMYPAFSDRVRNVLLEAAKELEIPAHEKGTIVTIEGPRFSSRSESNMFRLWGGDLINMTTCPEVVLAKEAGLLYGSVAIATDYDCWRMGCEGVNVQDVLKTFAENVIKVKKILVNAVDRIAKEDWSEDILNAKQCVCNNTMSGSM; the protein is encoded by the exons ATGATTACGATTAAATGTAAAGACACCAAtctcgatcccctgccagtcaAG ATCGGCATTATTGGCGGTTCCGGCTTGGATGACCCTGATATTTTGGAACAGCGCACAGAACGGCCAGTGGAAACTCCGTATGGTGATCCTTCAGATGCACTTATTGAGGGCGAAATCAATGGAGTTCAGTGTGTTCTCCTGGCGCGACATGGTCGCAAACACGACATCATGCCCTCAAATGTGAATTATCGAGCTAATATCTGGGCTCTGCGCGAGGTAGGCTGCACCCATTTGATTGTGTCCACCGCATGCGGTTCCCTGCGCGAGGAAATCCAGCCGGGGAACCTTGTTGTTCCTCACGATTTCATCGACCGCACCACAAAGCGACTGCAAACATTCTACGACGGCTCTTCGGATAGTCCACGTGGTGTTTGCCACCTGCCCATGTACCCGGCCTTCAGTGACCGAGTCCGCAACGTTCTCCTTGAAGCAGCCAAAGAGCTAGAGATTCCAGCTCACGAAAAAGGGACCATTGTGACGATTGAGGGCCCACGATTCTCCTCTCGCTCTGAGAGCAACATGTTCCGACTGTGGGGAGGTGACCTTATCAATATGACCACCTGTCCGGAGGTTGTGTTAGCCAAGGAGGCAGGGTTACTCTATGGATCGGTGGCTATTGCCACGGACTACGATTGCTGGCGCATGGGATGCGAGGGTGTCAATGTACAGGATGTTTTGAAGACTTTCGCCGAGAACGTAATCAAGGTGAAGAAGATCCTAGTCAACGCCGTGGACCGCATTGCCAAGGAGGATTGGTCAGAGGACATTCTCAATGCCAAG CAATGCGTTTGCAACAATACAATGTCTGGATCCATGTGA
- the LOC108120083 gene encoding threonylcarbamoyladenosine tRNA methylthiotransferase — MYNLGQDLPCNDMDDIEDLISADDVKPRERYENKKNVTVRAKKRVQIRPEAEEEEELPKPKPTIHESVIPGTQKVFVKTWGCAHNNSDSEYMAGQLAAYGYKLSGKEDADLWLLNSCTVKNPSEDTFRNEIESGMKNGKHVVVAGCVPQGAPKSGYLNGLSVIGVQQIDRVVEVVEETLKGHSVRLLQNKKKVHGRRVAGAPLSLPKVRKNPLIEIISINSGCLNQCTYCKTKHARGDLASYPPEEVVERARQSFAEGCCEIWLTSEDTGAYGRDIDSSLPELLWKLVEVIPEHCMLRVGMTNPPYILEHLEEVAKVLQHPRVYSFLHVPVQSGSDSVLGEMKREYCRKDFEHVVDFLRERVPGVTIATDIICGFPTETEEDFEETMTLCAKYRFPSLFINQFFPRPGTPAAKMERIPANLVKKRTKRLTDLFYSYDAYSGREGQIYTVLVTEISHDKLHYVGHNKSYEQVLLPMRENLLGTRVRVRITSASKFSMVGEILDDEQDWTRCANKQEEKDASKTEGLVTRRNDNVLHRFMFIALVVGSLGFLLQLLVRFFYPLK; from the exons ATGTATAACCTTGGACAGGATCTACCATGCAACGATATGGACGACATCGAGGATCTGATATCCGCCGACGACGTCAAGCCTCGAGAACGCtatgaaaacaaaaagaacGTTACAGTCCGCGCTAAGAAGCGCGTGCAGATCCGGCCAGAagccgaggaggaggaagagcTTCCAAAACCAAAGCCGACAATCCACGAAAGCGTTATACCTGGAACACAGAAGGTTTTCGTAAAAACATGGGGCTGTGCCCACAACAATTCTGACTCGGAGTATATGGCGGGGCAACTGGCCGCCTATGGATACAAACTAAGCGGCAAGGAGGATGCGGATCTTTGGCTTCTCAACAGCTGCACTGTGAAAAATCCCTCAGAAGACACCTTCCGTAATGAGATTGAGTCAGGAATGAAAAATGGAAAGCATGTCGTGGTTGCCGGCTGTGTTCCTCAAGGAGCTCCCAAGTCGGGTTACTTAAATGGGCTTTCCGTAATTGGTGTGCAGCAGATCGATCGTGTCGTGGAGGTTGTTGAGGAAACCCTTAAAGGGCACAGCGTTCGTTTGCTGCAAAACAAGAAGAAAGTTCACGGCCGCCGCGTAGCTGGAGCGCCACTATCCCTGCCAAAGGTGCGCAAGAATCCTCTGATCGAGATCATTTCTATTAACTCTGGCTGTCTGAATCAATGTACATACTGCAAAACCAAGCACGCCCGTGGTGATCTGGCCAGTTATCCACCTGAGGAGGTGGTGGAGCGAGCGCGTCAATCTTTTGCTGAGGGCTGTTGCGAAATTTGGCTCACGTCGGAGGATACGGGGGCCTACGGTCGGGACATAGACAGCTCCCTGCCTGAACTACTCTGGAAACTGGTGGAGGTGATCCCGGAGCACTGTATGCTTCGTGTGGGCATGACGAATCCCCCATACATATTGGAACACCTCGAAGAAGTCGCCAAGGTATTGCAGCACCCCCGAGTGTACTCATTTTTGCATGTGCCTGTGCAG AGCGGCAGCGACTCGGTTCTGGGTGAAATGAAGCGGGAATACTGTCGCAAGGACTTTGAGCACGTAGTGGACTTCTTGAGGGAGCGAGTACCTGGAGTCACTATAGCTACAGACATAATTTGTGGATTTCCCACCGAAACCGAAGAAGATTTCGAAGAAACAATGACTCTGTGTGCGAAGTACCGATTCCCGAGCCTATTTATAAACCAATTCTTTCCTCGCCCAGGCACGCCGGCTGCCAAAATGGAACGCATACCGGCTAACCTGGTCAAGAAGCGCACTAAACGCCTTACCGATCTCTTCTATAGCTACGACGCATACTCAGGTCGTGAAGGCCAGATATATACGGTTCTGGTCACGGAAATATCCCATGATAAGCTGCACTATGTGGGTCACAACAAGAGCTACGAACAGGTACTGCTCCCCATGCGAGAGAATCTCTTGGGCACACGCGTCCGTGTGCGCATCACCAGCGCCAGCAAGTTCAGCATGGTGGGCGAGATTCTGGATGATGAGCAGGATTGGACGAGATGTGCCAATAAGCAGGAAGAAAAAGATGCGTCAAAGACAGAGGGTCTTGTGACCAGAAGAAACGACAACGTTCTCCATCGCTTTATGTTCATCGCGTTGGTAGTTGGAAGTCTTGGCTtcctgctgcagctgctcgTTCGGTTTTTTTATCCTCTCAAATAA
- the cnk gene encoding CNK3/IPCEF1 fusion protein produces the protein MAYINIAEWTPDQVTDWIRGLDESMKPYLYEFSKHDIDGKALLNIRPYELENLGMRRIGHQEIVLEAVENLRNFHYHLKNDNLQFMAMHVGTAARNLHRELAKNHADSTKIDTRILHDITRMIATLKPLVSSLERAPFRKQEMYREYCGNVLKFGLELATIAHRDRFALYPVPAIRTSAERLERLANFIIQDISDPMVLQPASLSLVTLKKVTRESELGFTIESSYNGIHRVTDNKYNSPAHNSSKIEDGDEIVQINYQTVVGWQHRTVLEHLREALPDVVLTVKKRPKHTKMFGQIYMQPYRLPSKKRNMASRWADQMHSPRAAFLTLDSERAATGGIGSSVPESGKSLSIEKNENLVKAKPVVESSSSDSDSSCSDIPTPTDPKSAAREIRLYYPKPRALLQRRNTICGDEFLSLKHSDLVVPSWHERKPGVGSSAVCDPGSPSIRDKSISFGYGLEIAPRPTTCIGIACDSSTDKVKRMFHEARKLKQLTEESQREVLEDRYKPGVSKVVRFDANMKVEDYVVKNEKFTCNVENTILETFEPIPFADEGDEDALETLRNCKTENAEELLEAIDQATRGQELPLAEAINVPLVLQGRRGRLDKSHSTPAYDNSGEESDTPPAIEPRKEFLLVTPPAPPPRPRKQREMTPPSVPPPPPKPASMQAASSTTSISIPVPVSVPVPVQAAGDSSEISELHTPTKSRTLTLKKKHSLMAKRRNMNLKLLGTGDIQGYLYRRTKNHNGVTYWARIYFVMLDTILYGFRKKESSTASLVIFLPGFTVSLAKEVHSKPHAFKVYHTAKCFYFAAESLNALNQWVDLLRQASLKVSASSGIGGVSNGARDLYSEDDSSGEENDALVAKNLSTPSPQANKEAVSMSSLTLPGGTPPSSGSTKHERGYFGYLMDRMGTFKSSAAKPSSDIPVPTEQYRSYRKVPGGSFGIQIGANTPGYHDPAQPPTQIAPPVAPKLSRSSSRSSVVSGTESAISVSASILGPPTSPAPTPTATPTSLQHQSSEESPSQSQSQSPSSKSSLKKVPYNFLHASNPNLVEFDFHTSKTLLPKMSVGTTLDHGHNTQGFVTLKDLMLRKQEEEAQEMYNNRVHLGVEKHKHSRTESTASQQSSASMSVAKPLEKLPKIQSVSLPKTPDYEISFKPDDESIKRTRTKEGQKLRDFGYELICGDEPSSSSSSRQEQLHHYNQQHQQQSQHHHQPQSSKTKQFLRSQQQQLSSFLHKSSGDQKKNKGKSSSDRRFFSKHSSGSTGSSPGHAMTMTLPLNKKSKSNHALDGGGSGGGAGTGSGTSIKKSQTYNQDLRDKIAGTKYDAHRKNSAPIPIFSKLSIPSGTPAKPSKENRFLGSPLLHRTLFGHHHHQQHHHQQSYPVQPTTPTSIADLDGDQEIFSQITLPTHNQAGYRSYRGPGMMTTSTTNLCSSEALQPPLPPAPPPPIRQREEEPKSEAVAAEAAASESAATPRVSNSGSLDSKAATPDYPNMECPPVFEPEIYSLSEPNTSLSRLMLRTTSNNNNNNNNNTTTTTTTTTNTNNSSPSGGEHQT, from the exons ATGGCCTACATCAACATCGCCGAGTGGACGCCCGACCAGGTGACGGACTGGATCAGAG GTTTGGATGAGTCCATGAAACCATATTTGTACGAGTTTTCCAAACACGACATAGATGGCAAGGCCCTGCTTAATATCCGGCCGTATGAGCTGGAAAATCTGGGAATGCGGAGAATAGGCCATCAGGAGATCGTACTGGAGGCAGTGGAGAACCTAAGGAATTTC CATTATCACCTAAAAAACGACAATCTACAGTTCATGGCAATGCATGTGGGCACGGCTGCCAGGAATCTGCATCGAGAGTTGGCCAAAAATCATGCTGACAGCACCAAGATAGATACGAGGATACTGCACGATATTACCAGGATGATAGCCACTCTGAAGCCTTTGGTTAGCAGCCTGGAACGGGCACCGTTTCGCAAGCAAGAAATGTATCGTGAGTACTGCGGCAACGTGCTGAAATTCGGCCTGGAGCTAGCAACCATTGCGCATCGGGATAGGTTTGCTCTTTATCCAGTACCTGCGATTCGGACCTCAGCGGAACGGCTTGAAAGGCTGGCCAACTTTATAATCCAGGATATTTCTGATCCCATGGTGCTGCAGCCCGCCTCTCTGAGCTTGGTGACCCTCAAAAAGGTCACCCGCGAATCGGAGCTAGGATTTACCATAGAGTCCAGCTATAATGGCATTCATCGTGTGACTGATAACAAGTACAACTCGCCAGCTCACAATTCGAGCAAAATCGAGGATGGTGACGAAATTGTGCAGATCAACTATCAGACTGTGGTCGGCTGGCAGCACCGAACGGTGCTGGAGCATCTGAGGGAAGCCCTACCAGATGTGGTGCTAACTGTCAAGAAGCGGCCAAAGCACACCAAGATGTTCGGTCAAATCTACATGCAACCTTACCGGCTACCCAGCAAAAAGCGAAACATGGCCAGTCGCTGGGCGGATCAAATGCACAGCCCAAGGGCTGCCTTTTTAACGCTGGACTCCGAGCGAGCGGCAACGGGTGGCATTGGAAGCTCCGTGCCGGAGTCTGGCAAGTCCCTGAGCATCGAAAAGAACGAGAATCTGGTCAAGGCCAAGCCAGTGGTGGAGTCCTCCTCCTCGGATTCGGACTCTAGTTGTAGTGATATTCCCACACCCACAGATCCAAAGTCGGCGGCCCGGGAGATCCGTTTGTATTATCCCAAGCCGAGGGCCCTGCTCCAGCGTAGAAACACCATTTGCGGCGATGAGTTTCTCAGCTTGAAACACTCGGATTTGGTGGTTCCGTCGTGGCACGAAAGGAAACCAGGTGTTGGCTCTTCGGCTGTCTGTGATCCAGGGTCGCCTAGCATTCGCGACAAGTCGATATCCTTCGGTTACGGTCTGGAGATAGCACCCAGACCCACAACCTGCATTGGTATTGCATGTGATAGCTCTACGGACAAGGTCAAGCGAATGTTCCACGAGGCCAGGAAGCTGAAGCAGTTGACCGAGGAATCGCAGCGCGAGGTCCTGGAGGACCGGTACAAGCCGGGCGTCAGCAAGGTGGTCCGTTTCGACGCCAATATGAAGGTGGAGGATTATGTGGTGAAGAACGAGAAGTTTACGTGCAACGTGGAAAACACAATACTTGAAACCTTCGAGCCAATACCCTTTGCGGACGAGGGCGACGAGGATGCCCTGGAGACGCTGCGAAACTGCAAGACCGAGAACGCCGAGGAGCTGCTGGAGGCCATTGACCAGGCGACTCGCGGCCAGGAGTTGCCTTTGGCAGAGGCCATAAATGTGCCACTGGTGTTACAGGGACGTCGTGGACGATTGGACAAAAGCCATAGCACACCAGCCTACGACAATTCTGGAGAGGAATCGGATACTCCGCCGGCGATTGAGCCGCGCAAAGAATTCCTTTTGGTAACACCACCAGCGCCGCCACCACGACCTCGAAAGCAGCGAGAGATGACGCCTCCATCAGtgccaccaccgccaccaAAGCCTGCCAGTATGCAGGCTGCCAGTAGCACCACCAGCATTTCTATTCCCGTGCCTGTTTCAGTGCCAGTTCCCGTTCAAGCGGCTGGAGATTCGTCCGAGATCAGTGAGTTGCACACGCCCACTAAATCGCGAACTTTGACCCTGAAGAAGAAGCACAGCCTTATGGCCAAGCGAAGGAACATGAACCTGAAGCTCCTGGGCACCGGCGACATTCAAGGTTACCTGTACCGGCGCACAAAAAACCACAACGGAGTCACGTACTGGGCACGGATATACTTTGTGATGCTGGACACCATTCTCTACGGGTTTCGCAAGAAGGAGAGCTCCACAGCCAGTCTGGTTATTTTCCTACCGGGATTCACGGTGTCACTGGCCAAGGAGGTGCACTCCAAGCCGCACGCCTTCAAGGTCTACCATACGGCCAAGTGCTTTTACTTTGCCGCCGAGTCGCTGAATGCCCTTAACCAGTGGGTGGACTTGTTGCGCCAGGCTTCGCTTAAAGTGTCTGCCAGTTCCGGAATCGGAGGAGTCAGCAACGGGGCAAGGGATCTGTATTCGGAGGACGACAGTTCGGGGGAGGAGAACGATGCCCTGGTGGCCAAGAACCTGAGTACTCCATCGCCGCAGGCTAATAAGGAGGCAGTGTCCATGTCCTCGCTCACCCTGCCAGGCGGAACACCTCCCTCCTCGGGAAGCACCAAGCATGAGAGAGGATACTTTGGGTACTTGATGGATAGGATGGGTACTTTCAAGAGTAGTGCAGCGAAGCCTTCGAGCGACATCCCCGTGCCAACGGAACAGTATCGCAGCTACAGAAAGGTGCCGGGCGGCAGTTTTGGCATCCAGATTGGAGCCAACACCCCGGGCTATCACGATCCAGCTCAGCCACCCACCCAGATCGCTCCGCCAGTGGCTCCCAAGCTGTCGCGCAGTTCCAGCCGAAGTTCCGTGGTTAGTGGCACAGAATCGGCCATATCTGTATCGGCATCGATATTAGGACCGCCCACCTCACCAGCTCCCACGCCAACGGCAACACCAACTTCGTTGCAGCACCAGAGCTCCGAGGAGAGTCCtagccagagccagagtcaGAGTCCAAGCAGCAAGTCCAGTCTGAAGAAGGTTCCGTATAACTTTCTGCATGCCTCTAATCCGAATTTGGTGGAGTTCGATTTCCACACCTCGAAAACACTGCTGCCCAAGATGAGTGTGGGCACAACCTTGGATCATGGCCACAACACCCAGGGCTTCGTAACCCTCAAGGACTTGATGCTGCGCAaacaggaggaggaggcccaGGAGATGTACAACAACAGGGTTCACCTGGGAGTGGAGAAGCACAAGCATTCGCGGACTGAATCGACGGCCAGTCAGCAGAGCTCCGCCAGCATGAGTGTTGCGAAGCCGCTGGAGAAGCTGCCCAAGATCCAAAGTGTCAGTCTGCCCAAGACGCCCGACTACGAGATCAGCTTCAAGCCAGACGACGAGAGTATAAAGAGGACGCGGACCAAGGAGGGCCAGAAGCTGCGTGATTTCGGCTACGAGCTGATCTGCGGCGACGAGCCAAGCTCCAGTTCGAGTAGTAGGCAGGAGCAGCTGCATCACTACAatcagcagcaccagcagcagtcgCAGCACCACCATCAGCCGCAGAGCAGCAAGACCAAGCAGTTTCTGCgctcccagcagcagcagctctcCAGTTTCCTGCACAAGAGCAGTGGCGACCAGAAGAAAAACAAAGGAAAGTCGAGCAGCGATCGTCGTTTCTTCTCGAAGCATTCATCTGGATCCACCGGCAGTTCGCCAGGGCATGCGATGACTATGACGCTGCCGCTGAATaagaaatcgaaatcgaatcACGCCTTGGACGGCGGCGGAAGTGGAGGAGGCGCTGGCACTGGCAGTGGGACTAGCATCAAGAAGAGTCAGACGTACAATCAGGACTTGCGGGATAAGATAGCGGGAACCAAATACGATGCCCATCGCAAGAACTCAGCTCCGATACCGATCTTCTCGAAGCTCTCCATTCCGAGCGGCACGCCGGCGAAGCCCTCTAAGGAGAACCGCTTTCTGGGATCACCGCTGCTGCACCGGACGCTCTTTGGacaccatcatcatcaacagcaccaccaccagcagtcGTATCCGGTGCAGCCGACGACGCCAACCAGCATTGCGGATCTGGATGGAGACCAGGAGATCTTCTCGCAAATCACTTTGCCCACCCACAATCAAGCGGGCTACAGAAGCTACCGGGGTCCCGGCATGATGACCACATCAACGACTAACCTTTGCTCTTCGGAGGCACTGCAGCCGCCATTACCGCCGGCGCCACCGCCTCCCATACGGCAAAGGGAGGAAGAGCCCAAATCAGAGGCGGTGGCAGCCGAAGCAGCCGCATCGGAGAGTGCTGCAACCCCCAGGGTTTCCAACTCGGGATCATTGGACTCTAAAGCGGCCACACCGGACTATCCGAATATGGAGTGTCCGCCGGTTTTTGAACCGGAGATATACTCGCTCAGCGAACCAAACACCAGCTTGTCGCGGCTTATGCTGCGTACAACaagcaacaataataataacaacaacaacaacaccacaaccacaacaacaacaacaacaaacaccaacaacagcagTCCCAGTGGCGGCGAACATCAGACCTAG
- the l(2)k01209 gene encoding uridine-cytidine kinase-like 1 isoform X2: MCAAQTKQIKFYNPSSSASSDSDDRSDVTEQLYVDPYAELGSSNCCPASPTTVPAKASLESPLKRSGRRQRTTSIGNQTTTANPSECIIRANNRTIYTAGRPPWYNCAGQQVEPFVIGICGGSASGKTTVAEKIIESLDVPWVTLLSMDCFYKILNEKQHEQALSNEYNFDHPDAFDIELLLDVLTKLKEGRKVEVPVYNFVTHGRESQTKTMYGANVIIFEGILTFHSPEVLKLLDMKIFVDTDPDIRLARRLKRDISQRGRDLKGVLKQYLNMVKPSYANYIAPTMAHADIIVPRGGENKVAIHLIVQHVHTQLQLRGFKLRETLANSYKDQPMPHSLHLLHPTPQIKGLHTFIRCRNTSRDEFIFYSKRLIRLVIEYALSLFPFKTTTVETPQGVLYEGKRMESRKICGVSILRAGETMEQAVCDVCKDIRIGKILIQTNLKTGEPELYYLRLPKDIKDYKVILMDATVATGAAAMMAIRVLLDHDVPEENIILASLLMAEIGVHSIAYAFPKVKIVTSALDPEINSKFYVIPGIGNFGDRYFGTEPSDDY; this comes from the exons ATGTGTGCTGCGCAGacaaaacaaatcaaattcTACAATCCATCGAGTTCCGCCAGCTCCGACAG CGATGATCGCTCGGATGTCACGGAACAGCTGTATGTGGATCCCTATGCCGAGCTgggcagcagcaactgctGCCCTGCCTCGCCCACCACAGTGCCTGCGAAAGCGTCCCTGGAATCGCCACTGAAACGGTCCGGCCGGCGACAGCGCACCACCTCTATAGGAAACCAGACTACCACCGCCAATCCGTCCGAGTGCATTATCCGAGCAAATAATCGCACGATCTATACGGCCGGACGTCCTCCATGGTATAACTGTGCAGGGCAACAGGTGGAACCCTTTGTTATAG gaATCTGCGGAGGCAGCGCTTCTGGTAAAACCACAGTGGCTGAGAAAATTATTGAAAGTCTGGACGTGCCATGGGTTACCCTGCTGTCCATGGACTGTTTCTACAAG ATCCTGAATGAGAAGCAGCACGAACAGGCCCTGAGCAACGAGTACAACTTCGATCACCCAGATGCCTTTGACATCGAACTGCTGCTGGATGTGCTCACCAAACTGAAGGAGGGCCGCAAAGTGGAGGTGCCAGTTTACAATTTTGTGACACACGGCCGGGAAAGTCAAACAAAGACTATGTACGGAGCAAATGTTATTATCTTCGAGGGCATTCTGACTTTTCACAGTCCCGAGGTGCTCAAGCTTCTGGATATGAAAATCTTTGTGGATACAGATCCAGATATTCGCCTAGCCAGGCGGTTAAAAAG ggATATCTCACAGCGCGGACGAGACCTGAAGGGCGTTTTAAAACAGTACTTGAACATGGTAAAGCCCTCATATGCCAATTACATAGCCCCCACCATGGCCCATGCGGACATTATTGTGCCCAGGGGCGGGGAGAACAAGGTGGCCATCCATCTCATCGTCCAGCACGTCCACACACAGCTCCAACTG cGAGGCTTCAAGCTGCGCGAAACTCTGGCCAACTCCTACAAGGACCAGCCTATGCCACATTCTCTGCACCTGTTGCATCCTACGCCCCAAATCAAGGGCCTGCACACGTTCATTCGCTGCCGAAACACATCCCGGGATGAGTTTATCTTTTACTCGAAACGCCTGATCCGGCTAGTTATAGAGTATGCACTGAGTCTGTTCCCGTTTAAAACCACCACAGTGGAGACGCCCCAAGGTGTCCTGTACGAAGGCAAGCGCATGGAATCCCGCAAGATATGTGGCGTTTCCATTCTCCGAGCTGGTGAAACCATGGAGCAGGCCGTCTGCGATGTGTGCAAGGATATTCGTATTGGGAAAATCCTTATTCAAACCAATTTGAAGACCGGCGAGCCAGAGCTCTACTACCTGAGGCTGCCCAAAGACATAAAAGACTACAAGGTGATACTGATGGACGCCACCGTGGCCACTGGTGCAGCGGCCATGATGGCCATCCGGGTGCTACTGGATCATGATGTGCCCGAGGAGAATATCATCCTGGCCTCGCTTCTGATGGCCGAGATCGGTGTGCACTCCATTGCCTACGCCTTCCCAAAG GTGAAAATTGTTACTTCCGCTCTGGACCCGGAGATTAATAGTAAGTTTTATGTTATACCCGGCATTGGTAACTTTGGCGATCGTTACTTCGGCACGGAGCCCTCCGACGACTACTAA
- the l(2)k01209 gene encoding uridine-cytidine kinase-like 1 isoform X1, producing the protein MSSITFLCSKTSQNHNNGDVQKGKSSAFASASAGLLTIANHQQQQQQQQHHQQQQQQQLQSKVKAIAAKTNGHIDDRSDVTEQLYVDPYAELGSSNCCPASPTTVPAKASLESPLKRSGRRQRTTSIGNQTTTANPSECIIRANNRTIYTAGRPPWYNCAGQQVEPFVIGICGGSASGKTTVAEKIIESLDVPWVTLLSMDCFYKILNEKQHEQALSNEYNFDHPDAFDIELLLDVLTKLKEGRKVEVPVYNFVTHGRESQTKTMYGANVIIFEGILTFHSPEVLKLLDMKIFVDTDPDIRLARRLKRDISQRGRDLKGVLKQYLNMVKPSYANYIAPTMAHADIIVPRGGENKVAIHLIVQHVHTQLQLRGFKLRETLANSYKDQPMPHSLHLLHPTPQIKGLHTFIRCRNTSRDEFIFYSKRLIRLVIEYALSLFPFKTTTVETPQGVLYEGKRMESRKICGVSILRAGETMEQAVCDVCKDIRIGKILIQTNLKTGEPELYYLRLPKDIKDYKVILMDATVATGAAAMMAIRVLLDHDVPEENIILASLLMAEIGVHSIAYAFPKVKIVTSALDPEINSKFYVIPGIGNFGDRYFGTEPSDDY; encoded by the exons ATGAGCAGCATCACGTTTTTGTGCAGCAAGACGAGCCAAAATCACAACAATGGCGATGTCCAAAAGGGCAAATCATCAGCCTTTGCATCCGCATCCGCCGGTTTACTAACTATCGCGAaccatcaacaacaacaacaacagcaacagcatcatcagcaacagcaacaacaacaactgcagtCAAAGGTTAAGGCTATTGCAGCCAAAACCAATGGTCACAT CGATGATCGCTCGGATGTCACGGAACAGCTGTATGTGGATCCCTATGCCGAGCTgggcagcagcaactgctGCCCTGCCTCGCCCACCACAGTGCCTGCGAAAGCGTCCCTGGAATCGCCACTGAAACGGTCCGGCCGGCGACAGCGCACCACCTCTATAGGAAACCAGACTACCACCGCCAATCCGTCCGAGTGCATTATCCGAGCAAATAATCGCACGATCTATACGGCCGGACGTCCTCCATGGTATAACTGTGCAGGGCAACAGGTGGAACCCTTTGTTATAG gaATCTGCGGAGGCAGCGCTTCTGGTAAAACCACAGTGGCTGAGAAAATTATTGAAAGTCTGGACGTGCCATGGGTTACCCTGCTGTCCATGGACTGTTTCTACAAG ATCCTGAATGAGAAGCAGCACGAACAGGCCCTGAGCAACGAGTACAACTTCGATCACCCAGATGCCTTTGACATCGAACTGCTGCTGGATGTGCTCACCAAACTGAAGGAGGGCCGCAAAGTGGAGGTGCCAGTTTACAATTTTGTGACACACGGCCGGGAAAGTCAAACAAAGACTATGTACGGAGCAAATGTTATTATCTTCGAGGGCATTCTGACTTTTCACAGTCCCGAGGTGCTCAAGCTTCTGGATATGAAAATCTTTGTGGATACAGATCCAGATATTCGCCTAGCCAGGCGGTTAAAAAG ggATATCTCACAGCGCGGACGAGACCTGAAGGGCGTTTTAAAACAGTACTTGAACATGGTAAAGCCCTCATATGCCAATTACATAGCCCCCACCATGGCCCATGCGGACATTATTGTGCCCAGGGGCGGGGAGAACAAGGTGGCCATCCATCTCATCGTCCAGCACGTCCACACACAGCTCCAACTG cGAGGCTTCAAGCTGCGCGAAACTCTGGCCAACTCCTACAAGGACCAGCCTATGCCACATTCTCTGCACCTGTTGCATCCTACGCCCCAAATCAAGGGCCTGCACACGTTCATTCGCTGCCGAAACACATCCCGGGATGAGTTTATCTTTTACTCGAAACGCCTGATCCGGCTAGTTATAGAGTATGCACTGAGTCTGTTCCCGTTTAAAACCACCACAGTGGAGACGCCCCAAGGTGTCCTGTACGAAGGCAAGCGCATGGAATCCCGCAAGATATGTGGCGTTTCCATTCTCCGAGCTGGTGAAACCATGGAGCAGGCCGTCTGCGATGTGTGCAAGGATATTCGTATTGGGAAAATCCTTATTCAAACCAATTTGAAGACCGGCGAGCCAGAGCTCTACTACCTGAGGCTGCCCAAAGACATAAAAGACTACAAGGTGATACTGATGGACGCCACCGTGGCCACTGGTGCAGCGGCCATGATGGCCATCCGGGTGCTACTGGATCATGATGTGCCCGAGGAGAATATCATCCTGGCCTCGCTTCTGATGGCCGAGATCGGTGTGCACTCCATTGCCTACGCCTTCCCAAAG GTGAAAATTGTTACTTCCGCTCTGGACCCGGAGATTAATAGTAAGTTTTATGTTATACCCGGCATTGGTAACTTTGGCGATCGTTACTTCGGCACGGAGCCCTCCGACGACTACTAA